Genomic DNA from uncultured Acetobacterium sp.:
TTGGCTACTTCAACCACATCCAAGATCGCGGTAATTTGCGGAACCCCAATCCCTGCAACAACCCGAGTGGTACAGATAGAACCGGGACCGATCCCGACCTTAAGGGCATCGACACCGGCTTCGATTAAATCTTTAGCGGCTGCTCCGGTAGCAATGTTTCCAACGATCAGCTGGACATCCGGATATTTATCTTTGATGGCTTTAACGGTTTTGACAACCCCAATGGAGTGACCGTGAGCGGTATCAACCACGATAACATCAGCTTGAGCTTCAACTAACGCATCGACCCGTTCGAAGGTATTGCTGCTGATGCCGACGGCACCACCAACAATTAAGCGACCCCGATAGTCTTTGGCCGCATTGGGATATTTAATGCTTTTTTCAATATCTTTAATGGTGATCAAACCTTTTAGATTATTGTCAGCATCCACAATTGGAAGTTTTTCGATCTTATATTGTTTCAAAATGGCTTCAGCTTTTTCCAGGGTGGTTCCCTCTTCAGCGGTCACCAGATTATCTTTTGTCATAGCGTCTTTGATTTTCTTTTTCGGATCACTTTCAAAACGCAGGTCACGGTTGGTAATGATTCCCACTAATTTGCCTTCAATCGTAATCGGAACGCCAGAAATACGGTAACGGGCCATCAGTTCCAGAGCATCCGCAATATTATGTTCCGGTGATAAGAAAAACGGATCGACGATCACCCCGTTTTCTGAGCGTTTAACCTTGTCAATTTCAAAAGCCTGTTCTTCAATGGTCATATTCTTATGTATAATCCCGATCCCACCTTCTCTCGCCATGGCAATTGCCAGCCGTCCTTCGGTGACGGTATCCATGCCCGCACTCATAATGGGAATATTCAGTGCAATTTTTTTTGTCAAACGGGTGCCGGTGTTTACATCTCCTGGCAACACTTCAGATTTTCCTGGGATTAACAATACATCATCAAAGGTAATGCCTTCCTTTAATATCTTCTCCAACCTTTGTTCTCCTTTCGAATTTAACTCTCGCTTAGATACAAAAAAAGCAGACAATTGGCCATTGCTTTTCATCTGCTTCATGTATGTTCTGTAGTCTTATATTATGCTGTTTAGTCTAACACAACTTGCTTAAATGTGACAATGAT
This window encodes:
- the guaB gene encoding IMP dehydrogenase; its protein translation is MEKILKEGITFDDVLLIPGKSEVLPGDVNTGTRLTKKIALNIPIMSAGMDTVTEGRLAIAMAREGGIGIIHKNMTIEEQAFEIDKVKRSENGVIVDPFFLSPEHNIADALELMARYRISGVPITIEGKLVGIITNRDLRFESDPKKKIKDAMTKDNLVTAEEGTTLEKAEAILKQYKIEKLPIVDADNNLKGLITIKDIEKSIKYPNAAKDYRGRLIVGGAVGISSNTFERVDALVEAQADVIVVDTAHGHSIGVVKTVKAIKDKYPDVQLIVGNIATGAAAKDLIEAGVDALKVGIGPGSICTTRVVAGIGVPQITAILDVVEVAKEYDIPVIADGGIKYSGDVVKAIGAGADVVMIGSLFAGTDESPGETIIYQGRSFKTYRGMGSLGAMKDGSSDRYFQEGQKKLVPEGVEGKVPYKGPLADTVYQLVGGLRSGMGYCGTPTIKDLREKSQFIKITSAGLIESHPHDISITKESPNYNSAQF